The following are encoded together in the Streptococcus oralis genome:
- a CDS encoding polyprenyl synthetase family protein, giving the protein MKKQEKLALVESALEDFYGDQQFASSLRESVLYSIHAGGKRIRPFLLLEVLEALQVAIKPAHAQVAAALEMIHTGSLIHDDLPAMDDDDYRRGRLTNHKKFGEAMAILAGDALFLDPYALIAQADLPSRIKVDLIANLSLASGSLGMVAGQVLDMEGEHQHLSLKELQTIHANKTGKLLAYPFQAAAIIAELTPEIQAKLKTVGELIGLAFQVRDDVLDMTASFEEIGKTPQKDLQAEKSTYPALLGLEEAISFCNQTLDQAEAKLEEIAQQVSFETAPIVKVVESLRIND; this is encoded by the coding sequence ATGAAGAAGCAAGAAAAATTAGCTCTTGTCGAGTCTGCCTTGGAAGATTTTTATGGAGACCAGCAGTTTGCCTCTAGTTTGCGAGAGTCCGTTCTCTATTCCATTCATGCTGGGGGCAAGCGTATTCGGCCTTTTCTCTTGTTGGAGGTTCTGGAAGCCTTGCAAGTCGCTATTAAACCAGCACACGCGCAGGTAGCTGCGGCCTTGGAAATGATTCATACAGGAAGCTTGATTCATGATGATCTTCCTGCCATGGATGATGACGATTATCGTCGAGGGCGTTTAACCAATCATAAGAAATTTGGCGAAGCGATGGCAATATTGGCAGGAGACGCTTTGTTCCTAGATCCCTATGCCTTGATCGCGCAGGCAGATTTGCCAAGTCGGATCAAGGTGGACCTGATTGCCAACCTATCCCTTGCTTCAGGAAGTCTAGGCATGGTAGCAGGTCAGGTTTTAGATATGGAAGGCGAACACCAGCACTTGTCCTTGAAAGAACTTCAGACCATTCATGCCAATAAGACTGGAAAATTGCTAGCCTATCCCTTCCAAGCAGCAGCTATCATAGCAGAATTAACGCCTGAAATCCAAGCAAAACTAAAAACTGTGGGTGAATTGATTGGGCTGGCCTTTCAAGTTCGAGATGATGTGTTAGATATGACCGCTAGTTTTGAGGAAATCGGCAAGACTCCGCAAAAGGATTTACAGGCAGAAAAGTCGACCTATCCAGCCTTGTTGGGCTTGGAGGAGGCTATATCCTTTTGTAACCAAACTTTGGATCAAGCCGAGGCTAAATTAGAAGAAATTGCCCAGCAAGTCAGCTTTGAAACAGCGCCGATTGTGAAAGTAGTAGAAAGTTTGAGAATCAATGACTAA
- a CDS encoding TlyA family RNA methyltransferase, with amino-acid sequence MTKERVDVLAYKQGLFETREQAKRGVMAGLVVAVLNGERFDKPGEKIPDDTELKLKGEKLKYVSRGGLKLEKALQVFGLSVDGATTIDIGASTGGFTDVMLQNGAELVFAVDVGTNQLAWKLRQDSRVVSMEQFNFRYAEKTDFEQEPSFASIDVSFISLSLILPALHRVLADQGQVVALVKPQFEAGREQIGKNGIIRDAKVHQTVLESVTAMAVEQGFSVLGLDFSPIQGGHGNIEFLAYLKKEEGASNQVAPEIEKVVERAHREFKDE; translated from the coding sequence ATGACTAAGGAAAGAGTGGATGTACTAGCTTATAAACAGGGCTTGTTTGAAACACGAGAACAGGCTAAACGCGGTGTCATGGCTGGTCTAGTTGTAGCAGTCCTCAATGGGGAGCGTTTTGACAAGCCAGGAGAGAAAATCCCAGATGACACTGAGCTAAAACTCAAAGGTGAAAAACTCAAGTATGTTAGCCGTGGTGGTTTGAAATTAGAAAAAGCCTTGCAGGTCTTTGGGTTGTCAGTTGATGGAGCGACCACGATTGATATCGGTGCTTCCACTGGAGGATTTACTGACGTCATGTTGCAAAATGGTGCTGAGTTGGTCTTTGCAGTCGATGTTGGCACCAATCAGTTGGCTTGGAAATTACGCCAAGACTCGCGGGTTGTCAGCATGGAGCAGTTTAATTTTCGTTATGCTGAAAAGACTGATTTTGAGCAGGAACCAAGCTTTGCCAGTATTGATGTGAGTTTCATTTCCCTCAGTCTGATTTTGCCTGCTTTGCATCGTGTCTTGGCTGATCAAGGTCAGGTGGTGGCACTTGTCAAACCCCAGTTTGAAGCAGGTCGTGAGCAGATTGGGAAAAATGGAATCATTCGAGATGCTAAGGTTCATCAAACTGTCCTTGAATCTGTCACTGCTATGGCAGTTGAGCAAGGTTTTTCAGTGCTTGGTTTGGACTTTTCTCCCATCCAAGGTGGACATGGAAACATCGAATTTCTGGCATATTTGAAAAAGGAAGAGGGAGCAAGTAATCAAGTTGCCCCTGAAATAGAAAAAGTTGTAGAGAGAGCACATAGAGAATTTAAAGATGAATAA
- a CDS encoding arginine repressor — MNKKERLEKIRRFVTDYQIGTQEEIVEHLKEAGISATQATVSRDIKELGIVKIPLKNNTYIYELPKSIVKSLQLAEDNIVSSELMGNMINLAVIPGNTIFVKSQLVEAFSEQIFSCLADDDSILIVARTAEAAEEIVEQVKKW, encoded by the coding sequence ATGAATAAAAAAGAGAGACTTGAAAAAATTAGAAGATTTGTTACGGATTATCAAATCGGGACTCAGGAAGAAATCGTTGAGCATTTGAAGGAAGCAGGTATTTCTGCTACGCAGGCCACTGTCTCAAGGGACATCAAGGAGCTTGGGATTGTTAAAATTCCTTTGAAGAACAACACCTATATCTATGAGTTGCCAAAATCAATCGTCAAAAGTTTGCAGTTGGCTGAGGACAATATTGTGAGTTCTGAGTTAATGGGAAATATGATTAATCTTGCTGTCATTCCTGGAAATACTATTTTTGTGAAGAGTCAGTTGGTTGAGGCATTCTCTGAACAGATTTTTAGCTGTCTAGCTGATGATGATTCTATCTTAATTGTAGCTAGAACAGCAGAGGCAGCTGAGGAAATTGTTGAACAAGTCAAAAAATGGTAG